A single window of Leeuwenhoekiella sp. MAR_2009_132 DNA harbors:
- a CDS encoding chemotaxis protein CheB, which translates to MITDTTNRNAKHIIVGIGASAGGLQALNEFFDNVPNSSLYSYIVVQHLSPDHKSLMAELLSRNTKIPIKIIEDGGEILANCIYLIPPTNNLVIEGNCFKLLPKPTDKTLNLPIDLFFDSLAEAAGEHCAAIVLSGTGSDGSRGIRSIKEKGGVVMVQEPGQAKFDGMPRNAIKTGLADYIVPVGRMSDELANYFEAQSNINFDAGSFQYDENLLKDILAILKVHTDLDFSLYKRPTLLRRIGRRIRVLKLESLEDYFAYLKEHRKEVEILYKEFLIGVTKFFRDERVWEILETEVIPEIVSEKAEGEVIKIWDVGCSTGEEPFSLGILFLDEIEKQGKDISLKIFATDISSDHLDIAGKSQYSKNVLGDISEERITKYFNRDKETYTVKDKLRKSIIFSNHNITNDPPFKNMDMVICRNLLIYLQSSVQAKVIHILHYALKENGIITLGTSESLGEHTDSFEEVNRKWNIYRNIDTPNRLRTEILSSTAERNAFKNQISDLKNSSNKKQTTKEFLRNEISTAVLQQFGAASIYIDEEFKIIEAMGAFNKYAQLPVEGFTTDLMSMIAPELAVAVRNAVRKAARKLKVIFYQEVELFDENKYLEAVVDVLVKPINTGKNDVYNYIVTFLKQDRANLKGVVVERADIHKSAQERISSLEEELRETQHELSNALEEAETSNEELQASNEELLASNEELQSTNEELQSVNEELHSINAEHIEKMEDLAMLNADMDNLLDSTRIGTVFLDENLIIRKFTPAIKEHFHLVKHDIGRSIDNFVSSFSVSSERTLVENARNVMQTGTVFEKRIISRSGRHFIKRISPFINHGEQIQGVVISFIDITKIEKSQEKLRKSEEKFKAFYEDDPVMHVSLNADSGRIVECNKLFIKTLGFEKKSQVIGSSIFDYYTNESKLKGLQLHKKLKKEGKVTTEEMTLENTSGERIVILFNADALSNFDETETLYRCTLMEVTELKKIQQELMRQKEDLVRTNTDLEQFVSICSHDLQEPLATIRFSSDFILKKYSEQLNEKGIEYLGYIHEASGRMAEQIKALLEHSRIGEDLKKTKVDVGELLEVVKYDLNKSIREAEASVSVGKMPKVMAYETELRLLFQNLISNALKYRKKDSKPVIRISTFADDEYQTFTISDNGIGIPEDDLEGIFKIFGRVPTEEKYEGTGVGLAHCKKIVKLHDGHIWVDSQFGEGSTFYFKIKI; encoded by the coding sequence GTGATTACAGATACAACCAACAGAAACGCTAAACATATAATTGTAGGTATAGGCGCAAGTGCGGGCGGTCTTCAAGCTCTTAATGAGTTTTTTGACAATGTGCCTAATTCTTCTTTGTATAGTTACATTGTAGTACAACATCTTTCACCAGACCATAAAAGTCTTATGGCCGAATTATTAAGTAGGAATACAAAGATTCCTATAAAAATAATTGAAGATGGAGGTGAGATTCTGGCTAATTGTATCTATTTGATTCCCCCTACAAATAATTTAGTTATAGAGGGTAATTGCTTTAAGCTACTACCAAAGCCTACAGATAAAACGTTAAACCTTCCTATAGACTTATTTTTTGATTCATTAGCAGAGGCAGCTGGTGAACATTGCGCAGCAATTGTACTTAGTGGTACCGGTAGCGATGGGTCTAGAGGTATTCGCTCTATAAAAGAGAAAGGCGGTGTTGTGATGGTACAGGAGCCTGGTCAGGCAAAATTTGACGGGATGCCGCGCAATGCTATTAAAACAGGCTTAGCAGATTATATTGTTCCGGTTGGCCGTATGAGTGATGAGCTTGCTAATTATTTTGAAGCTCAAAGTAATATTAATTTTGATGCTGGTTCCTTTCAGTATGATGAGAACCTCTTAAAAGATATTCTTGCTATTTTAAAAGTACATACAGATCTTGATTTTAGTCTGTATAAACGACCTACACTTCTAAGACGTATAGGAAGACGTATACGTGTATTAAAGTTAGAGTCGCTAGAAGATTATTTTGCCTATCTCAAAGAGCATCGCAAAGAGGTAGAGATTTTATATAAAGAATTTTTAATAGGCGTTACCAAATTTTTTAGAGATGAGCGGGTCTGGGAAATTCTAGAAACAGAGGTTATACCAGAAATAGTTTCAGAAAAAGCAGAAGGTGAAGTAATAAAGATTTGGGATGTAGGTTGCAGTACAGGAGAAGAACCTTTTTCCCTGGGAATTCTTTTTTTAGATGAAATTGAAAAACAGGGAAAAGATATAAGTCTTAAAATTTTTGCGACTGATATTTCAAGTGATCACTTAGATATTGCAGGTAAAAGTCAATATTCTAAAAATGTTTTAGGAGATATTTCTGAAGAGCGTATAACCAAGTATTTTAATAGAGATAAAGAGACCTATACCGTAAAAGACAAACTTCGAAAATCTATAATATTTTCAAACCATAATATTACAAATGATCCACCATTTAAAAATATGGATATGGTCATCTGCCGTAACCTGCTCATTTATTTACAAAGCAGTGTACAGGCAAAGGTTATTCATATTTTACATTATGCATTAAAAGAAAATGGCATCATAACTTTGGGGACCAGTGAGTCTTTAGGTGAACATACAGATTCTTTTGAGGAGGTAAATAGAAAGTGGAATATATATAGAAATATAGATACTCCTAATCGTTTAAGAACTGAAATTTTAAGTTCTACAGCAGAGCGCAATGCTTTTAAAAATCAAATATCAGATTTGAAAAATTCAAGTAATAAAAAACAAACAACCAAAGAATTTTTAAGGAATGAGATAAGTACCGCTGTACTACAACAATTTGGTGCAGCCAGTATTTATATAGATGAAGAATTTAAAATCATTGAAGCCATGGGTGCATTTAACAAATATGCCCAGTTACCGGTTGAAGGGTTTACCACAGACCTAATGAGTATGATCGCGCCAGAGCTTGCTGTAGCGGTGCGTAATGCGGTACGTAAGGCAGCTCGTAAACTCAAGGTTATATTCTATCAGGAAGTAGAATTATTTGATGAGAATAAATATTTGGAAGCTGTTGTAGATGTTCTTGTAAAACCTATAAATACGGGTAAAAATGATGTTTACAATTATATTGTTACATTTTTAAAACAAGATAGGGCAAATTTAAAAGGAGTAGTTGTTGAGCGTGCAGACATTCATAAAAGTGCGCAAGAACGTATATCTAGTTTAGAAGAGGAGCTTAGAGAAACCCAACATGAACTTAGTAATGCTTTGGAAGAAGCAGAAACAAGTAATGAGGAGTTACAAGCTTCAAATGAAGAATTACTAGCCTCAAATGAAGAGTTACAGAGTACAAACGAAGAGTTGCAAAGTGTAAATGAAGAATTACATTCTATAAATGCTGAGCATATTGAAAAGATGGAAGATCTGGCAATGCTTAATGCAGATATGGATAATTTATTAGATAGTACTCGTATAGGAACTGTATTTCTTGATGAAAATCTCATCATACGTAAATTTACTCCCGCGATTAAGGAACACTTTCATCTAGTAAAACATGATATAGGACGTTCTATAGATAATTTTGTGTCGAGTTTTAGTGTATCTAGCGAACGTACTTTAGTAGAGAATGCACGTAATGTGATGCAAACCGGTACTGTGTTTGAAAAGAGAATTATAAGTAGATCGGGGAGACATTTTATTAAAAGAATTTCTCCATTTATTAATCATGGAGAGCAAATACAGGGTGTAGTAATATCTTTTATTGATATCACAAAAATTGAAAAATCACAGGAAAAATTACGTAAAAGCGAAGAAAAATTCAAAGCCTTTTATGAAGATGATCCGGTAATGCACGTGAGTTTAAATGCAGATTCTGGAAGAATTGTAGAGTGCAATAAATTGTTTATTAAGACCTTAGGTTTTGAAAAGAAAAGTCAGGTTATAGGCTCTTCAATATTTGATTATTATACAAATGAAAGTAAGCTGAAGGGCTTGCAGTTACATAAAAAATTAAAAAAAGAGGGCAAGGTAACAACAGAAGAAATGACTCTTGAGAATACCTCAGGAGAACGCATAGTAATTCTCTTTAATGCAGACGCGCTAAGTAATTTTGATGAAACCGAAACACTTTATCGCTGTACTCTAATGGAAGTGACTGAATTGAAAAAAATTCAGCAGGAATTGATGCGTCAAAAAGAAGATTTAGTGCGTACCAATACAGATCTAGAGCAGTTTGTCTCTATTTGCTCGCATGATTTACAAGAGCCGCTTGCAACCATACGTTTTAGTAGTGATTTTATACTTAAAAAGTATAGTGAGCAGTTAAATGAAAAAGGTATTGAATATCTGGGTTACATCCATGAAGCATCAGGTAGAATGGCAGAGCAAATAAAAGCTTTGTTAGAACACAGCAGAATAGGTGAAGATTTAAAGAAGACAAAAGTAGATGTAGGTGAGCTTCTTGAAGTAGTAAAGTATGATTTAAATAAAAGTATACGTGAGGCAGAGGCATCTGTGAGTGTAGGTAAAATGCCTAAGGTAATGGCTTATGAGACAGAGTTGCGCCTTTTATTTCAGAATCTAATAAGTAATGCCTTAAAGTATCGAAAAAAGGATAGTAAACCTGTAATACGAATTTCAACATTTGCAGATGATGAGTACCAGACGTTTACAATATCAGATAATGGTATAGGCATACCGGAAGATGATTTAGAAGGAATTTTTAAAATATTTGGTCGTGTACCTACCGAAGAAAAATATGAAGGTACCGGCGTAGGTTTGGCACATTGTAAGAAAATTGTAAAACTACATGATGGTCACATTTGGGTAGATTCTCAATTTGGTGAAGGAAGTACGTTTTATTTTAAAATTAAGATTTAG
- a CDS encoding ATP-binding protein, whose amino-acid sequence MAEGSKELYPKDLSLTNCDKEPIHIIGKIQDHGYLLVYDAFSLKITYCSENVSIILNTPIEKILGASIHSFIEDVLVLDFNSLEKNTKLAPIILSFNTSDFLLIAHKNDDSVLLEFEEYTQPSDPFNYQIQLSQIVTKLNDIREEQQMCDVAADLIKQFYAYDRVMIYRFDENWDGIVVSEAREEELESWLGLRYPASDIPKQARELFLKQGVRIISDIHSEPVSILALEGEERENPVDLTLSELRSSSPIHIEYLKNMNVGATLTAAIVSKGKLWGLIACHHYKPKFINYYERQSCNFLTQVFSNQLILSASNTLLQKVNASAVLRNTLIEQITRNWDIRAGLTGDNLTLLDLTEATGAALCLDDVVYRLGEAPEEAEVFEIIKHIRTQTSENSYVNNAFSLDLKSTPEVVKKASGVLCMFISKLQNDCLIWFKPEKIATVTWGGNPEKAAHEEHNFKISPRKSFEKWSVEQRGKSEPWQDYEIAAAEALRQNISEIILKQYEEVKALNEKLRNAYEDLETFSYSVAHDLRAPLRGIDGFTQILKEDYYDQLDDFGKSSIETIVDSAKNMNQLIDNILEFSRVTQYQINREPLNIKELTEGVLSFLNVKQNYPKTQISIQSDLPISYGDYNMIAQLLQNLLTNALKYTEHSEQPYIELGSVELEEKQFYFVKDNGIGFDQKHEHRIFKLFNRLVGDEYAGSGIGLTIVERIIKKHQGVIKVKSAVNQGTTFYFNLG is encoded by the coding sequence ATGGCAGAAGGCTCTAAAGAATTGTATCCTAAAGATCTATCATTAACAAATTGCGACAAAGAGCCGATACACATAATTGGTAAAATTCAGGATCATGGGTACCTTCTGGTCTACGATGCATTTTCATTAAAGATTACTTATTGTAGTGAAAATGTATCGATAATTTTAAATACCCCTATTGAGAAAATCTTAGGAGCATCAATACATTCGTTTATAGAAGATGTACTTGTCTTAGATTTTAATAGTTTAGAAAAAAATACAAAGCTTGCACCTATAATCCTAAGTTTTAATACATCAGATTTTTTATTAATTGCCCATAAAAATGATGATTCTGTACTATTAGAATTTGAAGAATACACACAACCTTCAGATCCGTTTAATTATCAAATTCAGCTTTCTCAGATTGTTACAAAATTAAATGATATACGTGAGGAGCAACAGATGTGCGATGTTGCGGCAGATCTCATAAAACAATTTTATGCTTACGATAGGGTAATGATTTACCGGTTTGATGAGAATTGGGATGGTATTGTAGTTTCTGAAGCGAGAGAAGAAGAGTTAGAGTCCTGGCTGGGGTTGCGCTATCCGGCTTCAGATATTCCGAAACAGGCACGTGAATTATTTTTGAAGCAAGGTGTACGTATTATTTCTGATATACATAGTGAACCTGTCTCAATTTTAGCTTTAGAAGGTGAAGAACGTGAAAATCCTGTAGATCTTACTCTAAGCGAATTACGAAGTTCATCTCCTATTCATATTGAATATTTAAAAAATATGAATGTGGGTGCAACACTCACTGCAGCTATTGTTTCAAAAGGTAAATTATGGGGTTTAATCGCTTGCCATCATTATAAACCTAAGTTTATTAATTATTACGAGCGACAATCCTGTAATTTTTTAACGCAGGTGTTTTCAAATCAGCTTATACTGTCTGCTTCAAATACACTGCTACAAAAAGTAAACGCTTCTGCCGTTTTACGAAATACATTAATTGAGCAAATAACAAGAAACTGGGATATACGCGCAGGTTTAACAGGTGATAATTTAACACTATTAGATCTTACAGAAGCCACTGGTGCAGCTTTGTGTCTAGATGATGTAGTTTATCGTCTAGGAGAAGCTCCTGAAGAGGCTGAAGTTTTTGAAATAATAAAACATATTAGAACTCAAACTTCTGAAAATAGTTATGTCAATAATGCGTTTTCTTTAGATTTAAAGAGCACACCCGAAGTTGTAAAAAAGGCTTCTGGCGTATTATGTATGTTTATATCAAAGCTTCAAAATGATTGTTTAATTTGGTTTAAGCCCGAAAAAATAGCTACAGTAACATGGGGTGGTAATCCGGAGAAGGCGGCGCATGAAGAACATAATTTTAAAATTTCTCCACGTAAATCTTTTGAGAAATGGTCTGTAGAACAAAGAGGAAAATCAGAACCCTGGCAGGATTATGAGATTGCAGCTGCAGAGGCCTTAAGACAAAATATTTCCGAAATTATTTTAAAGCAGTATGAGGAGGTAAAGGCGCTTAATGAGAAACTTAGAAATGCCTATGAAGATTTAGAAACCTTTAGCTATAGTGTTGCTCACGATTTGAGAGCTCCTTTACGTGGTATAGATGGTTTTACTCAAATTCTGAAAGAGGATTATTACGATCAACTTGATGATTTTGGCAAATCTTCTATTGAAACTATTGTAGATTCTGCAAAAAATATGAATCAACTTATTGATAATATTTTAGAATTCTCAAGAGTGACGCAATATCAAATTAACCGTGAACCTTTAAATATAAAAGAACTTACAGAGGGAGTACTGAGTTTTTTAAATGTAAAACAGAATTACCCCAAAACACAAATTAGTATACAGTCTGATTTGCCGATAAGTTATGGAGATTATAATATGATAGCTCAGTTGCTTCAGAATCTATTAACTAATGCACTTAAATATACTGAGCATTCAGAACAACCATATATAGAATTAGGATCTGTAGAACTGGAAGAAAAGCAATTTTATTTTGTTAAAGATAATGGTATTGGTTTTGACCAGAAGCATGAGCACCGCATATTTAAATTATTTAATCGCCTTGTGGGTGATGAGTATGCGGGATCTGGCATAGGACTTACAATTGTAGAACGTATTATCAAAAAGCATCAAGGAGTGATTAAAGTAAAAAGTGCAGTAAATCAAGGAACTACTTTTTACTTTAACTTAGGATAA
- a CDS encoding response regulator has translation MYSKHILSIEDNKTDVALMKRIFSKHVPDYEITYISDGEEAVSYLESNTFKKALPKLILLDMKVPRVDGLELLRKIRSHEEYLHIPVVMLSSSDLPNDIKEAYEIGANSFVEKPKNYVDLCKALPVLIQYWIVYNK, from the coding sequence GTGTACTCAAAACATATACTTTCAATAGAAGATAACAAAACAGATGTTGCGCTGATGAAGCGCATATTTAGCAAGCACGTACCCGATTATGAAATCACGTATATAAGTGATGGCGAAGAGGCAGTTTCTTATTTAGAAAGTAATACCTTCAAAAAAGCATTGCCAAAATTGATTCTTTTAGATATGAAAGTACCCCGAGTAGACGGGTTAGAGTTATTAAGAAAAATTAGGTCTCACGAAGAATATTTACATATCCCCGTCGTTATGTTAAGTTCTTCAGATTTACCTAACGATATTAAAGAAGCCTATGAAATAGGCGCAAATAGCTTTGTTGAAAAGCCTAAAAATTATGTGGATTTGTGTAAAGCATTACCTGTTTTAATACAATATTGGATTGTTTATAATAAATAA
- a CDS encoding response regulator — protein sequence MIKEPLQILMVEDNPSDSTLIRREISKVAEKATISVCNNLSDFELAVVNLKPDLILSDYNLPTCSGLEVLELAQKLAPSVTFIFITGTINDEELAADTILNGASGYILKKNISTLHKRLEPYLKAISNNGPYINPVRQRILESKKLVSDIELFLENFSKENMSHRDGMQKIQEDLKRLKLGYDSKTAKDQNSDAS from the coding sequence ATGATAAAAGAACCTTTGCAGATTTTAATGGTTGAGGACAATCCTAGTGATAGTACTTTAATACGCCGCGAAATATCTAAAGTTGCTGAAAAAGCTACGATATCGGTCTGTAACAATTTAAGTGATTTTGAACTTGCTGTTGTTAACTTAAAGCCAGATCTCATACTGTCTGATTATAATTTACCTACATGTTCAGGATTAGAGGTTTTGGAGCTGGCTCAGAAACTTGCACCTTCTGTTACTTTTATTTTTATCACGGGAACAATTAATGACGAGGAGCTCGCAGCAGACACAATCCTTAATGGTGCGTCTGGCTATATACTAAAGAAAAACATAAGTACCCTGCATAAACGCCTAGAGCCCTATTTAAAAGCTATTAGTAACAACGGACCTTATATAAATCCTGTACGTCAGCGTATTTTAGAAAGTAAAAAGCTTGTTAGTGATATAGAACTGTTTTTAGAAAATTTTTCTAAAGAAAATATGTCTCACCGGGATGGAATGCAGAAAATACAAGAAGACCTTAAACGCCTTAAATTAGGATATGATTCTAAAACAGCTAAAGACCAGAACAGCGACGCTTCATAA
- a CDS encoding biliverdin-producing heme oxygenase — MILKQLKTRTATLHKETEENNLAKYILDHSITIEQYQSLLTQNYKAYVTLSELSEKHMKLIDDDLKTFADAQKSEALKRDLKQLNVAIPEKINLEIPENISPFFLLGVLYVAEGSMMGGLLIRKNLEACTNLKCIEDHHFFGKSAPEVLNRWKSFTEAVETKTYTDAEIDEAVSGANFAFSVFKHSY; from the coding sequence ATGATTCTAAAACAGCTAAAGACCAGAACAGCGACGCTTCATAAAGAAACTGAAGAAAATAATCTTGCAAAATATATACTTGACCATAGCATAACAATAGAACAGTACCAGAGCTTACTTACTCAAAATTACAAAGCATATGTTACCCTTTCAGAGTTGTCTGAAAAACACATGAAATTAATTGATGATGATTTAAAAACCTTTGCTGATGCCCAAAAATCGGAAGCATTAAAGCGGGACTTAAAACAATTAAACGTAGCGATACCTGAAAAAATAAATCTTGAAATCCCAGAAAATATAAGTCCGTTTTTTTTGCTAGGAGTGCTTTATGTTGCTGAAGGTTCTATGATGGGGGGATTATTAATTAGAAAAAATCTCGAAGCGTGTACGAATCTGAAGTGTATTGAAGACCACCATTTTTTTGGTAAATCTGCTCCAGAAGTTCTTAATCGTTGGAAATCATTTACAGAAGCGGTAGAAACAAAAACCTATACAGATGCAGAGATTGATGAGGCTGTATCGGGAGCAAATTTTGCTTTTTCAGTATTTAAGCATTCGTATTAA
- a CDS encoding class I SAM-dependent methyltransferase: MNKRILDPDVSEFIKTNLKEEVSRLILNGSPFPDVNIQELAQQVLGFQKAQTKLPTWAKTAGIYFPPKLNLEQTSSEPTAQYKASLFKGDKLIDLTGGFGIDDFYLSMQFARVTHCELNEDLATIATHNYDKLNVSNVTVVKQDSLKYLENTTDRYDVIYADPSRRSDLKGKVFMLKDCEPNIPEALSLLFKKTETVLIKTSPLLDISAGLKELKNVTEVHAVALKNEVKELLWILRKDSVNKPVKLVSVNLESNYNQPISLDVSALYESVANYGEPSSYLYEPNAAVMKLGAFNWISAHYNLDKLAPNSHLYTSNHKVNFPGRVFKIDSVLPYSKKEISKQIKNTKAHITTRNFKETSNALREKFKVKDGGDTYLFFTTLANNKTCMLRCSKLVD; encoded by the coding sequence TTGAATAAACGCATTCTAGATCCAGACGTTTCAGAATTTATTAAAACAAATTTAAAAGAAGAGGTGTCGCGTTTAATTTTAAACGGAAGCCCTTTCCCTGACGTTAACATACAGGAACTGGCACAGCAAGTTTTAGGATTTCAAAAAGCACAAACTAAATTACCTACCTGGGCTAAAACAGCAGGCATTTATTTTCCGCCTAAATTAAATTTAGAACAGACCTCATCAGAACCTACAGCCCAATACAAAGCGTCTCTTTTTAAAGGTGATAAACTGATAGATCTTACAGGTGGTTTTGGTATAGATGATTTCTACCTAAGTATGCAGTTTGCACGCGTAACACATTGTGAACTTAATGAAGATCTCGCAACTATCGCTACTCACAATTATGATAAACTCAACGTATCTAATGTTACTGTTGTTAAACAAGATAGTCTGAAATATTTAGAAAATACAACAGACCGGTACGATGTGATTTATGCAGACCCTTCTCGCAGAAGTGATCTCAAAGGCAAAGTTTTTATGCTTAAAGACTGTGAGCCTAATATCCCAGAAGCTTTATCTCTTTTGTTTAAAAAAACTGAAACTGTACTTATTAAAACCAGCCCCTTACTTGATATTAGTGCCGGTTTAAAAGAACTTAAAAATGTCACAGAAGTTCACGCTGTCGCATTAAAAAATGAAGTTAAAGAGCTACTGTGGATTTTAAGAAAAGATTCGGTAAATAAACCTGTAAAGCTCGTGAGCGTAAATCTCGAAAGCAACTATAACCAACCTATAAGTTTAGATGTAAGTGCTCTATACGAATCTGTTGCAAACTATGGTGAGCCTTCCTCTTACTTATATGAGCCCAACGCTGCTGTAATGAAATTAGGAGCATTCAACTGGATTAGCGCCCATTACAACCTCGATAAACTTGCTCCTAACTCACATTTATATACCTCTAACCATAAGGTTAATTTCCCGGGAAGGGTTTTTAAAATAGATTCGGTATTACCGTATTCAAAAAAAGAAATTAGCAAGCAGATTAAAAATACAAAAGCACACATTACAACACGCAATTTTAAAGAAACCAGCAATGCACTACGAGAAAAGTTTAAAGTAAAAGATGGTGGTGATACCTATTTATTCTTTACAACACTGGCAAACAATAAAACGTGTATGCTTAGGTGCTCTAAGCTTGTAGATTAA
- a CDS encoding AI-2E family transporter has translation MEDRSKIIAYGILRALGIVGGIILILWFLYKVQAVIMFIAIAAVVSLIGRPIVTFLKTKLRFNDIGAAITTLLFVMGIIVGIIAIFVPILIDQSEHISKINFEEVQHNVNRLNVEFSRSLGVDQVTLIEGFKQSEFIKNFDISVIPTFINSILGNFSSLVVGLLSVTFISFFLLKDSRLLLDSFLVFANKGEENKFKHVFHKTKHLLSRYFIGILLQLLILFIIYSILLFSFQIPNAFAIALFCAMLNVVPYIGPVIGCGVMMLLVISGYFTADFETVILPKMIYIFIGYCIAQLIDNFINQPLIFGNSVKSHPLEIFLVIIIAGLLFGILGMVVAIPTYTAIKVVAQEFLSEYKIVQKLTKNL, from the coding sequence ATGGAAGATAGATCTAAAATAATAGCATACGGCATTCTGCGAGCTCTGGGTATTGTGGGCGGTATCATATTAATTCTCTGGTTTTTATATAAGGTACAGGCTGTTATTATGTTTATTGCAATTGCTGCAGTGGTTTCTTTAATAGGAAGACCTATCGTAACATTTTTAAAAACCAAATTAAGGTTTAATGATATTGGTGCAGCAATAACTACCCTACTCTTTGTAATGGGTATTATCGTAGGTATTATAGCTATTTTTGTACCCATTTTGATAGATCAAAGTGAACACATAAGCAAAATAAACTTTGAAGAAGTACAGCATAACGTAAACCGACTCAATGTAGAATTTAGCCGTTCACTGGGCGTAGATCAGGTTACATTAATTGAGGGTTTTAAGCAGTCTGAATTTATAAAAAACTTTGATATATCGGTAATCCCAACGTTTATAAACAGTATTCTGGGCAACTTCAGTTCTCTGGTTGTAGGCCTACTTTCTGTGACGTTTATTTCTTTTTTCTTACTAAAAGACAGCAGGCTTTTACTAGATAGCTTTTTAGTATTTGCAAACAAGGGTGAAGAGAATAAATTTAAGCACGTTTTTCATAAAACAAAGCATTTGCTGTCCCGTTATTTTATTGGGATTTTATTACAATTACTCATCCTATTTATCATTTACTCTATTCTTTTATTTAGTTTCCAAATCCCTAATGCATTTGCTATTGCTCTATTTTGCGCTATGCTTAATGTTGTTCCTTATATAGGTCCTGTTATAGGATGTGGGGTAATGATGTTACTCGTTATTTCGGGTTATTTTACAGCAGATTTTGAAACAGTAATATTGCCTAAAATGATTTACATTTTCATTGGTTACTGTATTGCGCAGCTCATTGATAATTTTATTAATCAACCGCTTATATTTGGTAATAGCGTAAAATCACATCCGTTAGAGATATTTCTGGTAATAATTATAGCCGGTTTATTATTTGGAATTTTAGGAATGGTTGTCGCAATACCTACGTACACTGCAATAAAGGTAGTTGCTCAAGAGTTTTTATCAGAATATAAAATTGTTCAAAAGCTTACTAAAAATCTCTAA
- a CDS encoding TrmH family RNA methyltransferase, with product MKTEQLTHNTTLSESGAHDLVLICDGISSPANAGSLMRLSDALGVKHLYFCNSTINFESSRFKRTSRSTEMYVPYTQTSDCDTILEKLMQENYTLLGLELTNNSISLTDFNMQANEKIALILGNERHGISASVLTKLNKSIYIPMYGKNSSMNVAQAAAIAAYTLINNRL from the coding sequence TTGAAAACTGAGCAATTAACGCACAACACTACATTAAGTGAGTCTGGGGCACATGATTTGGTTTTAATTTGTGATGGTATTTCTAGTCCTGCAAATGCTGGAAGTTTAATGCGTCTTTCAGATGCTTTAGGAGTAAAACACCTTTATTTTTGTAATAGTACTATTAATTTTGAGAGTTCACGGTTTAAAAGAACTTCACGATCTACAGAAATGTATGTACCTTATACGCAGACATCAGATTGTGATACGATTCTTGAAAAACTTATGCAGGAAAACTATACCTTATTAGGTTTAGAACTTACAAATAACAGCATATCTTTGACAGATTTTAATATGCAGGCAAATGAAAAAATCGCTTTAATTTTAGGGAATGAGCGACACGGGATTTCTGCTTCTGTACTTACAAAATTGAATAAATCTATTTACATACCTATGTATGGTAAAAATAGTAGTATGAATGTTGCTCAGGCAGCTGCTATAGCGGCTTACACTCTTATAAATAACAGGCTTTAA
- a CDS encoding DUF4159 domain-containing protein, with protein MTGLFIYSLFSSVSAQQVAVLQYEGGGDWYSNPTSVPNLVSFCNQNISTRLNPKVATVKATDPGIMQYPFVHMTGHGNVYFSDEALLNLRNYLNAGGFLHIDDNYGIDQYLRPQLQRLYPDEELIELPASHPLFSVAYTFEKGLPKIHEHDGTRPQALGIFREGRLVLLYTLESDLGDGWENPEVHNDPAVVHEKALKMGANIIKYVFEN; from the coding sequence ATCACAGGTTTATTTATTTACTCGCTGTTTTCATCTGTAAGTGCTCAACAAGTAGCTGTACTACAGTATGAAGGTGGTGGTGACTGGTATTCTAATCCTACATCGGTTCCTAATCTCGTTTCGTTTTGCAATCAAAATATTAGTACCCGTTTAAATCCTAAGGTTGCTACTGTAAAAGCAACAGATCCCGGAATTATGCAATATCCTTTTGTACACATGACCGGCCACGGAAATGTGTACTTTTCTGATGAAGCCTTGTTAAATTTAAGAAACTATCTCAATGCCGGAGGATTTTTGCACATAGATGACAACTACGGAATAGACCAATATTTAAGACCCCAACTGCAGCGCTTGTATCCTGATGAAGAATTGATTGAATTACCGGCTTCTCACCCGCTATTTTCTGTGGCTTATACTTTTGAAAAAGGCCTGCCTAAAATTCACGAGCACGATGGTACAAGACCACAAGCACTGGGGATATTTAGAGAAGGTAGACTGGTTTTATTATATACCTTAGAGAGCGATCTGGGTGATGGCTGGGAGAATCCCGAAGTTCATAACGACCCTGCAGTTGTACACGAAAAAGCCTTGAAGATGGGAGCTAATATCATAAAATACGTCTTTGAAAACTGA